A window of the Lactuca sativa cultivar Salinas chromosome 7, Lsat_Salinas_v11, whole genome shotgun sequence genome harbors these coding sequences:
- the LOC111887580 gene encoding probable serine/threonine-protein kinase PBL18, which produces MFDPFGDGKESQSTTSSSVQWPQPCHHFEFPEILLATNNFDESLVIGSGGFGKVYKGNVIIGSSLVVAAFKRLDAMSTQGEEEFWAEVQMLSKLRHCHLVSLFGYCSYKEEKILVYEYMPNGTLEKHIHKLQTPLSWVQRLKICIGAARGLDYLHTGTGIESGVIHRDVKSSNILLHESWAAKISDFGLSRIGPTNQPCTYVNTLVKGTFGYFDPNYFTTGKLTRKSDVYAFGVVLLEVLCRKRAVDRSLDEEQWGLVTWAQDSIKEGNLKNIIDYDIRGQISTKCLKEFVQIVERSLLNNPKHRPTMAEVVVSLDSILALQEKINSSLQGAGKTIFGRMLDRFASPSNRENSAHGDSKISSNSKSKSRNASDTIEANNSMIHVQSLKLFTFADLKRATRNFNLDSLLGNGGFGDMFLCWVDKNTFAPSTKGLGIAVVVKRYNKARRSSHNVITVLGSLAHPNIISLLGYCDDKKDGCLLVYEYMENQHLGHFLYGGSSKPLSWGTRLNIMIGVARALAFMHSSKDQVIHRDVKPSNILLDQDFNAKLGDFELARVSHESEATDITTSVAGSFGYVDPEYAMTCRLSAGSDVYSFGVVLLETLTGKDAFNNNIKGYGDQVSLVEWARLLLVDRSELKKIMDPSLQQNYPLDGAFELATLALRCVLDNRKDRPSSEELLLSLEQIYDDNEQLIKDTM; this is translated from the exons ATGTTTGACCCTTTTGGCGATGGAAAGGAATCTCaatccaccacctcctcctctgtACAATGGCCACAACCATGCCATCACTTTGAATTTCCTGAGATTTTGTTAGCAACCAATAACTTTGACGAATCATTAGTAATTGGGAGTGGGGGTTTTGGAAAAGTTTACAAAGGTAATGTTATCATTGGATCTAGTCTTGTTGTTGCTGCCTTTAAACGGTTGGATGCCATGTCCACCCAAGGGGAAGAAGAATTCTGGGCTGAAGTTCAGATGCTTTCCAAGTTGCGTCACTGTCATCTGGTGTCTTTATTTGGTTATTGCAGTTATAAAGAAGAAAAGATCCTCGTGTATGAATACATGCCCAATGGAACACTCGAAAAACACATCCACAAACTTCAAACCCCTCTTTCATGGGTTCAACGACTCAAGATATGCATAGGTGCGGCTCGTGGATTAGACTACCTTCACACTGGCACCGGAATTGAGTCTGGTGTTATACATCGCGATGTCAAGAGCTCCAATATCTTATTACATGAAAGCTGGGCAGCCAAAATTTCGGATTTTGGGTTGTCTAGAATAGGCCCAACAAATCAGCCGTGTACTTATGTAAACACACTTGTTAAAGGAACTTTTGGGTATTTTGATCCAAATTATTTCACAACTGGAAAGTTAACTAGGAAGTCCGATGTGTATGCTTTTGGTGTGGTACTGTTGGAAGTACTGTGTCGGAAGCGGGCAGTGGATAGAAGTCTTGATGAGGAGCAATGGGGTTTAGTGACATGGGCTCAAGATTCTATCAAAGAGGGAAATTTAAAGAATATAATTGATTATGATATAAGGGGTCAAATATCAACAAAATGTTTAAAAGAGTTTGTTCAAATTGTAGAGAGAAGTTTGCTCAACAATCCAAAACACCGGCCCACAATGGCTGAGGTTGTGGTCAGTCTTGATTCTATTTTGGCCTTACAAGAGAAAATCAATAGTTCCTTGCAGGGTGCTGGCAAAACAATATTTGGAAGAATGCTTGATAGGTTTGCCTCCCCCTCCAATAGAGAGAACTCAG CCCATGGTGATTCAAAGATATCAAGTAATAGCAAGTCGAAGAGTAGAAATGCTAGTGATACTATCGAGGCTAACAATTCCATGATTCATGTTCAAAGTTTGAAACTGTTTACGTTTGCTGATTTAAAAAGGGCAACAAGAAACTTTAATCTAGATTCGCTCTTGGGTAATGGAGGTTTTGGAGATATGTTCTTGTGTTGGGTTGACAAGAACACGTTCGCACCTTCAACAAAGGGGCTTGGGATTGCTGTTGTAGTTAAAAGATACAACAAAGCTCGTCGATCTAGCCAT AATGTGATAACCGTTTTAGGATCGTTGGCTCATCCAAATATTATTAGTCTCTTGGGATATTGTGATGATAAGAAAGATGGATGCTTGCTTGTATACGAGTACATGGAGAACCAACATTTGGGTCACTTCTTATACGGAG gttcatccaaaccacttTCATGGGGAACAAGACTAAATATAATGATAGGAGTAGCACGGGCACTTGCTTTTATGCATTCGTCAAAAGATCAAGTCATACACCGTGATGTAAAACCTTCAAATATATTACTGGATCAG GATTTTAATGCAAAACTAGGGGATTTTGAGCTCGCAAGAGTTAGCCATGAAAGTGAGGCAACAGATATTACTACATCTGTTGCTGGCTCCTTTGGTTATGTAGACCCAGAGTATGCAATGACCT GTCGCTTGAGTGCGGGGAGTGATGTCTATAGTTTTGGAGTTGTGTTGCTGGAAACCTTAACAGGCAAAGATGCATTTAACAATAACATAAAGGGATACGGTGATCAGGTGAGTTTGGTAGAATGGGCAAGACTACTACTAGTAGATAGAagcgagttaaaaaaaataatggaTCCAAGTCTTCAACAAAATTACCCTCTAGATGGTGCTTTCGAATTGGCCACACTTGCATTAAGATGTGTATTGGATAATCGCAAGGATAGGCCTTCAAGTGAAGAACTTTTGCTGAGCTTGGAACAAATATACGATGATAACGAACAATTGATAAAAGATACCATGTAA